A genomic region of Populus nigra chromosome 11, ddPopNigr1.1, whole genome shotgun sequence contains the following coding sequences:
- the LOC133706281 gene encoding wound-responsive protein GWIN3-like translates to MKITNFLVLSFLLFAFTATSVFPRAVHAEAVIDVFGDEVRTGDRYIIGAASNDFAVTSSRIICNSDVVFSPMSDGLPVMFSPAVESNDSVIHEDSYLNVDFDAATCRMAGVSTMWKIELRPTARGFVVTTGGVAGLNRFKITKCEGGNNLYQLSYCPISEPICECSCVPLGKVVNRLAPSTISFPVVFVPSDRSSKIEYKMI, encoded by the coding sequence ATGAAGATTACTAACTTTCTAGTGCTCTCCTTTCTTCTCTTTGCCTTCACGGCAACTTCAGTATTTCCTCGTGCCGTTCATGCTGAAGCAGTGATCGATGTCTTCGGTGATGAGGTTAGAACTGGTGATCGTTATATCATCGGAGCCGCTTCGAATGACTTTGCGGTCACTTCCAGCCGTATCATATGCAATTCAGATGTTGTGTTTTCTCCAATGAGCGATGGACTCCCAGTAATGTTTTCACCAGCTGTAGAATCCAACGACAGTGTCATCCACGAAGACAGTTATCTGAATGTGGACTTTGATGCAGCCACATGTAGGATGGCGGGCGTATCAACCATGTGGAAGATTGAATTGAGGCCAACAGCGCGAGGATTCGTTGTGACCACAGGAGGTGTTGCTGGATTGAATCGGTTCAAGATCACCAAGTGTGAAGGTGGTAATAATTTGTATCAGCTTtcttactgtccaatttccgaACCCATATGTGAATGCTCATGCGTCCCACTAGGCAAAGTTGTCAATCGCTTGGCTCCCAGTACCATCTCTTTTCCTGTTGTGTTTGTACCATCCGATAGATCTTCTAAAATAGAGTATAAAATGATATAG
- the LOC133668277 gene encoding laccase-13-like, with amino-acid sequence METHNLTVKQLYCCLLLSIFVIISFQASSSEPETHYHEFVIQAKPVRRLCRTHNTITVNGLFPGPTLEVRDGDTLVIKAINNARYNVTLHWHGVRQLRNPWADGPDRVTQCPIQPGRSYTYRFTIENQEGTLWWHAHSRWLRATVYGALIIHPKLGFPYSFPMPRREIPILLGEWWDRNPMDVLRLADFTGAAPNVSDAYTINGQPGDLYRCSKQETVRFPVDPGETILLRVINSAMNQELFFAVANHILTVVAVDAACTMPFATSFIMIAPGQTTDVLLTADQTPGHYYMAAHAYNSANAPFDNTTTTAILEYKSAPCNANKGKSSTPIFPQLPGFNDTNSAIAFTSSLRSPSKVNVPLQIDENLFFTVGFGLINCTNPNSPRCQGPNGTRFAASINNVSFVLPTRNSLMQAYYQGQPGVFTTDFPPVPPVKFDYTGNVSRGLWQPVKATKLYKLKFGAKVQIVFQDTSIVTVEDHPMHLHGHNFAVVGSGFGNFNPQTDPAKFNLINPPYRNTIGNPPGGWVAIRFVADNPGIWLMHCHLDSHLNWGLAMAFLVENGVGNLQSVQPPPLDLPRC; translated from the exons ATGGAGACTCATAACCTGACTGTAAAGCAATTATATTGTTGCCTCCTCCTTAGCATTTTTGTAATCATCAGTTTCCAAGCATCTTCCTCTGAACCAGAAACTCACTACCATGAGTTTGTT ATTCAAGCTAAGCCAGTGAGGAGGCTGTGCAGAACTCATAATACAATTACAGTTAATGGACTATTTCCAGGGCCAACACTGGAAGTGCGTGACGGTGATACTCTTGTGATCAAGGCAATAAATAATGCTAGATACAATGTTACCCTCCACTG GCATGGAGTCCGACAGCTGCGAAATCCATGGGCAGATGGACCTGATCGCGTGACACAATGCCCTATCCAACCAGGAAGGAGTTATACCTACCGGTTCACAATTGAAAATCAAGAGGGGACTTTGTGGTGGCATGCTCATAGCAGATGGCTTAGAGCCACTGTTTATGGTGCTCTAATCATTCATCCTAAATTGGGTTTCCCATATTCATTCCCAATGCCCAGGAGAGAAATTCCCATTCTTCTTG GGGAGTGGTGGGACAGGAACCCCATGGATGTCTTGAGGCTGGCAGATTTCACAGGTGCAGCACCAAATGTGTCTGATGCTTATACCATCAATGGCCAACCCGGCGACCTCTACAGATGCTCCAAGCAAG AAACTGTGAGATTTCCTGTGGATCCTGGCGAAACAATCCTCCTAAGGGTCATAAATTCTGCCATGAACCAAGAACTCTTCTTTGCAGTGGCCAACCATATACTGACAGTAGTTGCTGTTGATGCTGCCTGCACCATGCCTTTCGCAACCTCATTCATTATGATAGCTCCTGGTCAGACAACCGATGTCCTTCTCACTGCTGATCAAACACCAGGTCACTACTACATGGCAGCTCATGCCTATAACTCAGCCAATGCACCTTTTGACAATACAACTACAACTGCAATCCTTGAATACAAATCTGCTCCTTGCAATGCCAACAAAGGGAAGTCCTCAACACCTATCTTCCCACAACTGCCAGGCTTTAATGACACAAACAGTGCAATTGCCTTCACTTCCAGTCTAAGGAGCCCTTCCAAGGTTAATGTCCCTCTTCAGATTGATGAAAACCTGTTTTTCACAGTGGGGTTCGGACTCATCAACTGCACCAATCCTAATAGCCCCCGCTGCCAAGGTCCAAATGGGACTCGTTTCGCCGCTAGCATAAATAATGTGTCTTTTGTACTCCCAACAAGAAACTCTTTAATGCAGGCCTACTACCAAGGCCAACCTGGAGTCTTTACGACAGATTTTCCACCTGTTCCCCCCGTAAAATTCGATTACACTGGCAACGTCAGCCGAGGACTATGGCAGCCTGTTAAAGCAACTAAGCTTTACAAATTGAAATTTGGTGCAAAGGTACAAATAGTCTTCCAGGATACCAGTATAGTCACAGTTGAGGACCACCCAATGCATCTCCATGGACACAATTTCGCGGTTGTAGGGTCAGGCTTTGGTAACTTCAACCCTCAAACAGATCCAGCAAAGTTCAACCTCATTAACCCACCATATAGGAATACCATTGGAAACCCTCCTGGTGGATGGGTAGCCATCCGGTTTGTGGCTGATAATCCAG GGATTTGGTTGATGCACTGTCACCTAGATTCACATCTCAATTGGGGTCTGGCTATGGCTTTCTTAGTTGAGAATGGAGTTGGCAATTTGCAGTCAGTACAGCCCCCACCACTTGATCTGCCTCGGTGCTGA
- the LOC133668363 gene encoding sorting nexin 2B — protein sequence MMGSDNNQSFQDDKEEMESLTLDDPLTSTTNSNYMSFADYRSATSSLSATHQLNHPFSPTDSDPLLSPPPPPYSATESGSYIEPPAYADVVFSPFDETSVNEINGVDRNHSLNRSSSSDSSQFSISRSLSTASNSSSDFMKITVSNPQKEQEAANSLVPGGNTYVTYLITTRTNLPDFDRTEFSVRRRFRDVVTLSDRLAESYRGFFIPPRPDKNVVESQVMQKQEFVEQRRIALEKYLRRLVAHPVIKKSDELKVFLSVQGRLPLATSTDVASRMLDGAVNLPKQLFGESVAVAPSEVVQPAKGGRDLLRIFKELKQSVANDWGGVKPAVVEEDKDFLENKERMQDLEQQLSNASQQAEGLVKAQQDMGETMGELGLAFIKLTKFENEEAVFNSQRVRAADMKNVATAAVKASRFYRELNAQTVKHLDTLHEYLGLMLSVHGAFSDRSSALLTVQTLLSELSSLHSRAEKLEAASSKIFGGDKSRIRKIDELKETIRATEDAKHVATREYERIKENNRTELERLDKERHADFLNMLKGFVLNQVGYAEKIANVWAKVTEETSVYVKESS from the exons atgatgggATCAGATAATAATCAGAGCTTTCAAGACGATAAAgaagaaatggaatctctcacTCTCGACGATCCGTTAACATCCACCACTAACAGCAACTACATGTCTTTCGCCGATTACCGATCCGCCACGTCATCACTCTCCGCCACTCACCAACTCAACCACCCTTTCTCCCCTACGGATTCCGATCCTCTCCTATCTCCACCTCCTCCGCCGTACTCTGCGACGGAATCGGGCTCGTATATCGAACCGCCGGCGTACGCAGATGTTGTTTTCAGTCCGTTTGATGAGACTTCGGTGAATGAAATCAACGGTGTGGATAGAAATCACAGTTTGAACAGATCCTCGTCGAGTGATTCGTCGCAGTTCTCGATTTCGCGATCGCTTTCAACGGCATCGAATTCGTCCTCGGATTTCATGAAAATTACGGTTTCTAACCCTCAGAAAGAGCAGGAGGCGGCGAATTCGCTTGTTCCAGGAGGTAATACATATGTTACGTATTTAATTACTACGCGAACGAATCTTCCTGATTTTGATAGAACCGAATTCAGTGTAAGGCGTCGTTTTAGAGATGTTGTTACGTTGTCGGACCGGTTAGCGGAGAGTTATCGGGGGTTTTTTATTCCACCGCGGCCGGATAAGAATGTGGTGGAGAGTCAGGTGATGCAGAAGCAGGAATTTGTGGAGCAAAGGAGAATTGCATTGGAGAAGTATTTGAGGAGATTGGTTGCGCATCCTGTGATTAAGAAGAGTGATGAGTTGAAAGTGTTTTTATCGGTACAAGGGAGGTTGCCGTTGGCTACGAGTACGGATGTGGCATCTAGAATGCTTGATGGAGCGGTGAATTTGCCGAAACAGTTGTTTGGTGAGAGTGTGGCGGTTGCGCCGAGTGAGGTTGTGCAGCCGGCGAAAGGTGGGAGGGATTTGTTGAGGATTTTTAAGGAGTTGAAGCAGAGTGTTGCGAATGATTGGGGTGGCGTGAAGCCAGCTGTTGTGGAGGAAGATAAGGATTTTTTGGAGAATAAGGAGAGGATGCAGGACCTTGAACAGCAACTTAGTAATGCTTCACAGCAG GCAGAAGGGTTGGTGAAAGCACAGCAAGATATGGGAGAGACAATGGGAGAACTAGGGTTGGCGTTTATTAAGTTGACAAAGTTTGAGAATGAGGAGGCTGTGTTCAATTCGCAGAGAGTGAGGGCTGCTGACATGAAAAATGTCGCGACTGCTGCTGTCAAAGCAAGTAGATTCTACCGGGAATTAAATGCACAGACTGTCAAGCATTTG GATACCCTCCATGAATACCTTGGGCTGATGCTATCTGTCCATGGTGCATTCTCTGACCGTTCTAGTGCTTTATTGACAGTGCAAACTCTTCTATCAGAATTGTCCTCATTGCATTCTAGGGCTGAAAAACTAGAAGCTGCATCATCAAAAATATTTGGTGGTGACAAGTCAAGGATTCGCAAGATAGATGAGCTAAAAGAAACTATAAGAGCCACCGAGGATGCTAAACATGTTGCTACCAGAGAATATGAGCGGATCAAG GAAAATAACAGGACTGAACTAGAGAGGCTTGACAAAGAAAGGCATGCTGACTTCCTGAACATGTTGAAGGGGTTTGTACTTAATCAG GTGGGATATGCTGAGAAAATTGCCAATGTGTGGGCAAAGGTCACAGAGGAGACGAGTGTTTATGTGAAGGAGAGTTCTTGA